A DNA window from Streptomyces sp. CA-278952 contains the following coding sequences:
- a CDS encoding ABC transporter ATP-binding protein yields MSGQGECVINASSSPPAVELHGITKRFPGVVANHDIDITIGKGTVHALVGENGAGKSTLMKILYGMQKPDEGTIAIDGEQVSFSNPGDAIERGIGMVHQHFMLADNFTVLENVVLGGEKLYGIGSGARKKIKEISDAYGLGIRPDALVEDLGVADRQRVEILKVLYRGARILILDEPTAVLVPQEVDALFANLRELKAEGLTVIFISHKLGEVLSVADEITVIRRGTTVGTADPASTTTKQLAELMVGSELPSPETRESTVTDVPMLRVRDLALTVTDPDGTVRDVLAGIDLTIHQGEVLGIAGVEGNGQTELIEALIGTRIPDGGVITLDQDDISQVPTRKRREAGIGYIPEDRHRHGVLLDAPLWENRILGHVTEKPNSRGWLLDNKAARADTERIVREYDVRTPGIEVTAASLSGGNQQKLIVGREMSHTPKLLIAAHPTRGVDVGAQAQIWDQIREARREGLAVLLISADLDELIGLSDTLRVMYRGRLVADADPATITPEELGSAMTGAATGHLESPEDEAR; encoded by the coding sequence CTGTCCGGCCAAGGAGAGTGCGTCATCAACGCGTCCAGCAGCCCCCCTGCCGTAGAACTGCACGGCATCACCAAGCGCTTCCCCGGCGTCGTCGCCAACCACGACATCGACATCACGATCGGCAAGGGCACGGTCCATGCTCTCGTCGGCGAGAACGGCGCCGGCAAGTCCACCCTGATGAAGATCCTCTACGGCATGCAGAAGCCGGACGAGGGCACCATCGCGATCGACGGCGAGCAGGTCTCGTTCTCCAACCCGGGCGACGCCATCGAGCGGGGCATCGGCATGGTGCACCAGCACTTCATGCTCGCCGACAACTTCACCGTCCTGGAGAACGTCGTCCTGGGCGGCGAGAAGCTGTACGGCATCGGCTCCGGTGCCAGGAAGAAGATCAAGGAGATCTCCGACGCGTACGGCCTGGGCATCCGGCCCGACGCTCTCGTGGAGGACCTCGGGGTCGCCGACCGGCAGCGCGTGGAGATCCTCAAGGTCCTCTACCGGGGCGCCCGCATCCTGATCCTGGACGAGCCGACGGCGGTCCTCGTGCCGCAGGAGGTCGACGCGCTCTTCGCCAACCTGCGCGAGCTCAAGGCCGAGGGTCTGACCGTCATCTTCATCTCGCACAAGCTCGGCGAGGTGCTCTCCGTCGCCGACGAGATCACCGTGATCCGCCGCGGTACGACCGTGGGCACCGCCGACCCGGCGTCCACCACGACCAAGCAGCTCGCCGAGCTGATGGTCGGCAGCGAGCTGCCCTCGCCGGAGACCCGCGAGTCCACCGTCACCGACGTGCCGATGCTGCGCGTGCGGGACCTGGCGCTCACGGTCACCGACCCCGACGGCACCGTCCGCGACGTGCTCGCCGGCATCGACCTCACCATCCACCAGGGCGAGGTCCTCGGCATCGCCGGGGTCGAGGGCAACGGGCAGACCGAGCTGATCGAGGCCCTGATCGGCACGCGCATCCCGGACGGCGGGGTGATCACCCTCGACCAGGACGACATCTCGCAGGTCCCCACCCGCAAGCGGCGCGAGGCCGGCATCGGGTACATCCCCGAGGACCGCCACCGCCACGGCGTCCTGCTGGACGCCCCGCTGTGGGAGAACCGCATCCTCGGCCACGTCACCGAGAAGCCCAACAGCCGCGGCTGGCTGCTGGACAACAAGGCGGCCCGCGCCGACACCGAGCGGATCGTGCGCGAGTACGACGTACGCACCCCCGGCATCGAGGTCACCGCGGCCTCCCTCTCCGGCGGCAACCAGCAGAAGCTGATCGTCGGCCGCGAGATGAGCCACACGCCCAAGCTCCTGATCGCCGCCCACCCCACCCGTGGCGTGGACGTCGGCGCGCAGGCGCAGATCTGGGACCAGATCCGCGAGGCCCGCCGCGAAGGGCTGGCCGTCCTGCTGATCTCGGCCGACCTGGACGAGCTGATCGGGCTCTCCGACACCCTGCGCGTCATGTACCGCGGCCGACTGGTCGCCGACGCCGACCCGGCCACCATCACCCCGGAGGAACTGGGCTCGGCCATGACCGGCGCCGCCACCGGGCACCTCGAAAGCCCGGAGGACGAGGCCCGATGA
- a CDS encoding BMP family lipoprotein, which translates to MRRITRITTVGVASAALALSVTACGGKSSSDAGSDSGGAKAAIAYDIGGRGDQSFNDAAYAGLAKAEKEFDLDGTEAEPSEGEANADKIQRLTELARAGNNPVIGVGFAYAPAIEKVAPKFPKTTFGIIDDASVTGDNIANLVFNEEQGSYLAGVAAAKVTKSKTVGFIGGVETPLIKKFEAGFVQGIKDTDPSVNVLPQYLTQPPDFAGFAKPDLGKAAAQGQLDKKADVIYAAAGLAGSGSIEAVSKAGDGKWSIGVDSDQYQQKGLAAYKESILTSVTKDVNDSVYNLIKSVQDGKPTTGEIRYGLDKDGVGLSVSNPAFTKMTEVIAAVDKAKQEIIDGKITVKTAP; encoded by the coding sequence TTGCGCCGGATCACCAGGATCACCACCGTGGGTGTCGCGTCCGCGGCACTCGCTCTCAGTGTCACGGCCTGTGGCGGAAAATCGTCGTCGGACGCCGGTTCCGACTCGGGCGGCGCCAAGGCCGCCATCGCGTACGACATCGGCGGCCGCGGCGACCAGTCGTTCAACGACGCCGCCTACGCCGGACTCGCCAAGGCGGAGAAGGAATTCGACCTCGACGGCACCGAGGCCGAGCCCAGCGAGGGCGAGGCGAACGCGGACAAGATCCAGCGCCTCACCGAGCTGGCCCGGGCCGGCAACAACCCGGTGATCGGCGTCGGCTTCGCCTACGCGCCCGCCATCGAGAAGGTCGCGCCCAAGTTCCCGAAGACCACCTTCGGCATCATCGACGACGCCTCGGTGACCGGCGACAACATCGCCAACCTCGTCTTCAACGAGGAGCAGGGCTCCTACCTCGCGGGCGTCGCCGCAGCGAAGGTCACCAAGTCGAAGACCGTGGGCTTCATCGGCGGCGTCGAGACACCGCTGATCAAGAAGTTCGAGGCCGGCTTCGTCCAGGGCATCAAGGACACCGACCCGTCGGTGAACGTCCTTCCCCAGTACCTGACGCAGCCCCCGGACTTCGCCGGCTTCGCCAAGCCCGACCTCGGCAAGGCGGCCGCACAGGGCCAGCTCGACAAGAAGGCCGACGTGATCTACGCGGCCGCCGGTCTGGCCGGCTCCGGTTCCATCGAGGCCGTCTCCAAGGCGGGGGACGGAAAGTGGAGTATCGGTGTGGACTCCGACCAGTACCAGCAGAAGGGCCTCGCCGCGTACAAGGAGTCCATCCTCACCTCGGTCACCAAGGACGTGAACGACTCGGTGTACAACCTGATCAAGTCGGTCCAGGACGGCAAGCCGACCACCGGTGAAATCCGCTACGGCCTGGACAAGGACGGCGTCGGCCTGTCGGTGTCCAACCCGGCCTTCACCAAGATGACCGAGGTCATCGCGGCCGTCGACAAGGCCAAGCAGGAGATCATCGACGGCAAGATCACCGTCAAGACCGCTCCGTAA
- a CDS encoding amidohydrolase → MKSRASRPHDPAGQSGGGELPGRLCDELRAELIAFRRDLHMHPELGNQEFRTTAAIKDRLEKAGLKPKVLAVGTGLMCDVGEWDGVTPMLALRADIDALPIPDTKAGVPYRSTVPDRAHACGHDVHTTTVLGAGLVLAALDREGLLPHAVRLIFQPAEEVLPGGAVDAIESGVLEGVGRIIGVHCDPKVDVGRIGLRIGAITSACDRLEVTLDGPGGHTARPHLTTDLVTAAARIAVDVPALLARRVDARSGLALTWGRLETGHAPNVIPQHAELSGTVRCLDLDAWRAAPDLVHAAIDEVAGMHRAKTVINYVRGVPPVVNDAESIGLLDAAMTERRGSYAIEDTEQSLGGEDFSWYLERVPGAMARLGVRTPGDTRGLDLHRGDFDVDEEAITVGVELFTAAALFDGNR, encoded by the coding sequence TTGAAGTCCCGCGCCTCCCGCCCCCACGACCCGGCCGGCCAGTCCGGGGGAGGTGAGCTGCCCGGCAGGCTCTGCGACGAACTCCGTGCCGAGCTGATCGCCTTCCGCCGGGATCTGCACATGCATCCCGAGCTGGGCAACCAGGAGTTCCGCACCACCGCGGCCATCAAGGACCGGCTGGAGAAGGCCGGGCTGAAGCCGAAGGTTCTCGCCGTCGGGACCGGGCTCATGTGCGACGTGGGGGAGTGGGACGGGGTGACGCCCATGCTGGCGTTGCGGGCGGACATCGACGCGCTGCCGATCCCGGACACCAAGGCGGGCGTGCCCTACCGGTCCACCGTGCCCGACCGGGCGCACGCCTGCGGGCACGACGTGCACACCACCACCGTGCTCGGGGCGGGGCTCGTGCTCGCCGCTCTCGACCGCGAGGGGCTGCTGCCCCACGCCGTGCGGCTGATCTTCCAGCCCGCCGAGGAGGTCCTGCCCGGGGGAGCGGTCGACGCCATCGAGTCCGGGGTGCTGGAGGGCGTCGGGCGGATCATCGGCGTGCACTGCGACCCGAAGGTGGACGTCGGGCGGATCGGGCTACGGATCGGGGCCATCACCTCGGCCTGCGACCGGCTGGAGGTCACGCTCGACGGGCCCGGCGGGCACACCGCCCGGCCGCATCTGACCACCGACCTGGTCACCGCCGCCGCCCGGATCGCCGTCGACGTGCCCGCGCTGCTCGCCCGCCGGGTCGACGCCCGCTCCGGGCTCGCGCTGACCTGGGGGCGGCTGGAGACCGGACACGCCCCCAATGTCATCCCGCAGCACGCCGAGCTCTCCGGCACCGTCCGCTGCCTGGACCTGGACGCCTGGCGCGCGGCCCCCGACCTGGTGCACGCCGCCATCGACGAGGTGGCCGGAATGCATCGGGCCAAGACCGTGATCAACTACGTGCGCGGTGTGCCGCCCGTGGTGAACGACGCCGAGTCCATCGGCCTGCTGGACGCCGCGATGACCGAGCGCCGCGGATCGTATGCGATCGAGGACACCGAGCAGAGCCTGGGCGGCGAGGACTTCTCCTGGTACCTGGAGCGGGTGCCCGGCGCGATGGCCCGCCTCGGCGTCCGGACCCCGGGCGACACGCGCGGGCTCGACCTGCACCGCGGCGACTTCGACGTGGACGAGGAAGCCATCACCGTGGGTGTCGAGCTGTTCACCGCCGCGGCCCTGTTCGACGGGAACCGTTAG